From the Acidovorax sp. NCPPB 3576 genome, the window GGAAGGAGAAGTTCGCGAACTGCTGGTCGCCGCCGTTGGTCGTGAACTCCAGAATCTGCGGGATCTGCGTCCAGGCCGTGATCTCGCGCAGCGAGCCCGCCGACGAGCCCACCGGGAAGCGGTTCGCGTCCGTGGTGTTGATACCCGACACGTCCAGCACGTTGGCTGCCACGTTGGCGGCCTTGAAGATCCGCTCGCTGATCTTTTGCCAGCCGGTCTTCAGTTCGTAGAACGCGCCGTTCAGGAGACCGTGGGCCGGCGAGGTAACAACGCCAGGATCGGCGTTGCTGATGGCGGAGACCGCCTTCACGGCACCGTAGCCGGTTGCAATTGCGACGGTCGCGCCGTCGGGGAGAGATACAGCCATGTTGGGCCTTTCAATGCAAAAAGCCCGCGACGCGGGCACTGGTGGGATGCCCTCGCGGGCGGGATGGCACAAGGGCCAGGAATAAAAAAGCCACCCGAAGGTGGCAACCACGAAAGAGCAGAGTGGTATTCAGTGGAGAGGCAGACCGGGCTGCATCTCTGCGGCCAGATAGGCCCGCTCTGCCTTGATAGCAGGCAGATCTTTTTTCCGGTCCAGCATCAGCCGAGAGCCGATTGATGCCTTGGCCGCAGAGCTGGCATCGCGCGTTTCCAGTGCAAGACGACGGTTCCACAGGGTGAACGCCATCCGCTCGACCTGCTCGGCCAATGCATCGAACGCGGCAATGAAGCGCTCCTGCCAGTCTTCAGCGCCACGGAGCTTCGTCGCCATGGCGATGAAGCCGTTTTTCGTCATCAGAAGCTCTGGGCGAGACTCGCCCTTGGCGTCCACGTAATCGACCACCTGAAAATTCAGGGCGATGAATTCCTCGGAGTGCCGACCGAGAACACGCTTTTGATAAAGCTGGAGGATGTTGTCGTGGCGCTTCCTGAAGCGCTTGGCCATTTGCCGACTCGTTGTGACGGGCCTCCCATCTGCGAGAGAGACGAGTTCGTTGATTTCTTGCATACATGCTCTTTCATGGTTAAGAAACGAAAA encodes:
- a CDS encoding Rha family transcriptional regulator, producing MAKRFRKRHDNILQLYQKRVLGRHSEEFIALNFQVVDYVDAKGESRPELLMTKNGFIAMATKLRGAEDWQERFIAAFDALAEQVERMAFTLWNRRLALETRDASSAAKASIGSRLMLDRKKDLPAIKAERAYLAAEMQPGLPLH
- a CDS encoding phage tail protein, with product MAVSLPDGATVAIATGYGAVKAVSAISNADPGVVTSPAHGLLNGAFYELKTGWQKISERIFKAANVAANVLDVSGINTTDANRFPVGSSAGSLREITAWTQIPQILEFTTNGGDQQFANFSFLEEDYERQLPTVTSAQSIQIGIGDDPTLPGYQALKLAGETRAIRAIKITLPNGSVILYNGYVSFNETPTLTKGQVMQVRATISLQGRPVRYQAA